A region of Paenibacillus sp. 37 DNA encodes the following proteins:
- the smc gene encoding chromosome segregation protein SMC has protein sequence MFLKRIELGGFKSFADKTEMEFVRGITAVVGPNGSGKSNISDGIRWVLGEQSAKSLRGGKMEDIIFAGSDARKAVNFGEVSLTLDNEDHALALDFGEVTVTRRVHRSGDSEYFINKQSCRLKDITELFMDTGIGKEAYSIIGQGRIEEILSTRSEDRRGIFEEASGIVKYKSRKRDATRKLDETEQNLLRIHDLVTELEDQIGPLKEQSEKAIHYKELRSQLKSQEISMYVYQIEQIHASWSKANERLQSLKQEEVGLAAIVSTHDAKLENDRNALRILETETEQLQAALLQFSEATEKSEGLGELLKERSHHLQTNQEQLKVTLSASEERHRERETELLALREKFGKLDLELNDVRNQLSQEEAKLIGVTGGISQQQEESLKGNLLELMNQMAQTRNEIRYVDQQKETLERRMNRAAEESGKWEDQKETLESRKADIEKKVVRLGKEISDLRGGYITESERLQSLQKLLEESRGTVRKWEQKREAQVSRRDTMKEMQDDFDGFMLGVKEVLKASRKGTLNGVHGAVAELVKVPEKIELAVETAMGASLQHVVMENESVSRQAIAFLKQRQLGRATFLPLDVIRPRAIGVAERSMIEGMEGFVGIGADLVQFESKYASIIGSLLGNVIIAETLEVANKIAARCQYRFRVVTLEGDVVNAGGSMTGGSQHKKNVSLLSRKRQLDQLDQDILDTENQIVKLHRSVDDVKVQLEQCQDKLDELRQSGDDTRNAEQQASMEMKQVEHELRHVLEQVAVAGQEKSGFTEEIKELDTARIVAVKKLEQLEEEEKATHRAIHAAEFARKANESAKEELQSQLTELKVREGKLDQERFSNGEQLRRLEREVESLVKDLRQNRTLLASMEADLKKTQTESVKQIEDLNQYKLKKAEASQELDFKRAARSELSKKLELAESETKEQRTQLKAVEEQMRQTEISVNRLDVELENILRKLTDEYELGYELAKERYPVPEDVEHTQAEVQKLKRSISALGDVNLGAIEEFQRVNERYEFLSEQKNDLVEAKTTLYQVIREMEDEMAKRFKITFDAIRREFGTVFSKLFGGGRADLVLMDPERLLETGIDIVAQPPGKKLQNLQLLSGGERALTAMALLFAILHVKPVPFCVLDEVEAALDEANVVRFAQYLREFSEQTQFIVVTHRKGTMEEADVLYGVTMEEGGVSKLVSVKLEDEEAVIA, from the coding sequence ATGTTTTTAAAACGGATTGAATTGGGTGGATTCAAGTCATTCGCCGACAAAACGGAGATGGAGTTCGTTCGTGGCATTACGGCTGTTGTAGGTCCGAACGGAAGTGGAAAGAGTAATATATCGGACGGAATCCGCTGGGTTCTGGGGGAACAAAGTGCCAAGTCGCTGCGTGGTGGCAAGATGGAAGATATCATCTTTGCAGGCAGTGACGCACGGAAGGCCGTTAATTTCGGTGAAGTGTCGCTAACGCTTGATAACGAGGATCACGCACTTGCATTGGATTTCGGTGAGGTGACGGTGACTCGTCGTGTACATCGCAGCGGAGATAGTGAATATTTTATTAACAAACAATCTTGTCGTTTGAAGGATATCACGGAGTTGTTTATGGATACCGGCATCGGTAAGGAAGCCTACTCCATTATTGGACAGGGGCGAATCGAAGAGATTCTGAGTACCCGTTCAGAGGATCGTAGAGGCATCTTTGAAGAAGCTTCAGGTATCGTTAAATATAAATCCCGCAAGCGGGATGCGACGCGCAAACTGGATGAGACCGAGCAGAATTTGCTGCGGATTCATGATCTGGTGACTGAACTTGAAGATCAGATTGGACCGCTAAAGGAACAATCGGAGAAAGCGATCCACTATAAAGAACTTCGTTCACAGCTCAAATCGCAGGAAATTTCCATGTATGTGTACCAGATCGAACAGATTCATGCTTCCTGGAGTAAGGCAAATGAGCGCCTGCAATCGCTAAAACAGGAAGAGGTTGGACTCGCAGCGATTGTCTCTACCCATGATGCCAAGCTGGAAAATGATCGGAATGCGCTGCGTATCCTGGAAACAGAGACAGAGCAACTGCAAGCCGCCTTATTGCAATTCAGTGAAGCGACAGAGAAAAGTGAAGGACTTGGAGAATTGCTCAAGGAGCGCTCTCACCATCTGCAAACAAATCAGGAGCAGCTCAAAGTAACACTTTCTGCTAGTGAAGAGAGACATCGCGAACGGGAAACCGAGCTGCTTGCACTGCGTGAGAAGTTTGGCAAACTTGATCTCGAACTGAATGATGTGAGAAATCAGTTGTCCCAGGAAGAAGCCAAACTCATCGGTGTTACAGGTGGCATTAGTCAACAGCAAGAGGAAAGCCTCAAAGGCAATTTGCTGGAACTGATGAATCAGATGGCTCAGACACGCAATGAAATTCGTTATGTGGATCAGCAGAAAGAAACGCTGGAGCGCAGAATGAATCGCGCGGCTGAAGAATCAGGCAAATGGGAAGATCAGAAGGAGACACTGGAGAGTCGCAAAGCGGACATTGAGAAAAAAGTTGTTCGTTTGGGCAAAGAAATCAGTGATCTACGTGGTGGCTACATTACGGAAAGTGAACGACTCCAGTCGCTGCAGAAGCTGCTCGAAGAAAGTCGGGGTACGGTCCGTAAATGGGAACAGAAGCGTGAAGCTCAAGTTTCCCGCCGCGATACGATGAAAGAGATGCAGGATGATTTTGACGGATTCATGCTGGGTGTCAAGGAGGTTCTCAAGGCTTCGCGCAAAGGCACACTTAACGGTGTTCATGGAGCTGTAGCTGAACTCGTAAAAGTTCCCGAGAAGATCGAACTTGCGGTAGAAACAGCAATGGGAGCGTCCTTGCAACATGTAGTCATGGAAAATGAATCAGTTTCCAGACAGGCAATTGCTTTTCTGAAGCAACGCCAGTTGGGGCGTGCAACGTTCCTGCCTCTGGATGTCATTCGTCCTCGTGCCATTGGAGTGGCTGAACGTTCCATGATCGAAGGTATGGAGGGTTTTGTGGGGATCGGTGCTGATCTTGTACAATTCGAATCCAAGTACGCTTCAATCATTGGCAGTCTGTTAGGTAATGTTATTATTGCCGAAACGTTGGAGGTCGCCAATAAAATTGCGGCTCGCTGTCAGTATCGTTTCCGGGTTGTGACGCTTGAAGGTGACGTGGTCAATGCGGGTGGTTCCATGACAGGTGGTAGCCAGCACAAGAAAAATGTGAGTCTGCTCAGCCGGAAACGGCAGCTGGACCAGCTCGACCAGGATATTCTGGATACGGAAAATCAGATCGTGAAACTGCATCGCAGTGTGGATGATGTAAAAGTTCAACTGGAGCAGTGTCAGGACAAACTGGATGAACTTCGTCAGTCCGGTGATGATACCCGAAATGCAGAACAGCAGGCTTCGATGGAAATGAAACAGGTAGAGCATGAGCTTCGCCATGTGCTTGAACAGGTTGCCGTTGCCGGGCAGGAGAAGAGCGGCTTTACCGAAGAGATCAAAGAGCTGGATACGGCTCGTATCGTCGCTGTGAAGAAGCTGGAGCAGCTTGAAGAGGAAGAAAAAGCGACTCATCGTGCCATTCATGCAGCCGAGTTTGCTCGGAAAGCCAATGAATCCGCGAAGGAAGAATTGCAGAGCCAACTCACCGAATTGAAAGTGCGCGAAGGCAAGCTTGATCAGGAGCGATTCTCCAATGGAGAACAATTGCGACGTCTGGAGCGGGAAGTAGAGTCGCTGGTGAAAGATCTTCGTCAGAATCGCACGTTGCTGGCTTCGATGGAAGCAGATCTCAAGAAAACACAGACCGAGAGTGTTAAACAGATTGAAGATCTGAACCAGTATAAGCTGAAAAAAGCGGAAGCTTCTCAGGAGCTGGACTTCAAACGTGCTGCCCGAAGTGAGTTGTCGAAAAAGCTTGAGCTTGCCGAGAGCGAAACGAAGGAACAGCGCACGCAATTAAAAGCTGTGGAAGAACAGATGCGACAGACGGAAATTTCCGTGAACCGGCTGGATGTTGAGCTGGAAAATATACTGCGAAAACTGACGGATGAATACGAACTGGGCTATGAACTGGCCAAAGAGCGTTATCCTGTGCCAGAAGACGTGGAGCATACACAGGCAGAGGTACAGAAGCTGAAGCGCAGTATATCGGCCCTGGGTGATGTGAACCTGGGAGCGATTGAGGAGTTCCAGCGAGTCAATGAGCGATACGAGTTCCTGAGTGAACAGAAGAATGACCTGGTTGAAGCTAAAACAACGTTGTACCAGGTTATTCGGGAAATGGAAGACGAGATGGCGAAGCGATTCAAGATCACGTTTGATGCCATCCGCCGTGAGTTCGGTACCGTGTTTAGCAAGCTGTTTGGCGGGGGACGTGCTGACCTTGTTCTGATGGACCCGGAGCGCTTGCTTGAAACGGGAATAGATATCGTGGCTCAGCCACCAGGCAAGAAACTGCAAAACCTGCAACTGTTATCCGGTGGGGAGCGGGCTTTGACGGCGATGGCTTTATTATTTGCTATTCTGCATGTGAAACCAGTACCATTCTGCGTGTTGGATGAAGTAGAGGCAGCACTGGACGAAGCTAACGTGGTACGTTTTGCCCAGTACTTGCGTGAATTCTCCGAACAGACACAGTTTATCGTTGTTACCCATCGTAAAGGTACGATGGAAGAGGCAGATGTGCTGTACGGTGTTACAATGGAAGAGGGCGGAGTATCCAAGCTTGTTTCGGTTAAACTGGAAGATGAGGAAGCAGTAATTGCCTGA
- the ftsY gene encoding signal recognition particle-docking protein FtsY, translating to MSFFKKLRDSIASKTESVTKQFKDGLEKTRKGLVEKVSDLVIRRKKIDEEFYEELEEILIGADVGVNTVMNLIEDLRVEVKKRKIEDAAELQPVLSEKLTGLLRGEQNNELKMNPNGITVILFVGVNGVGKTTTIGKLAHRFKQQGKKVIMAAGDTFRAGAIEQLEVWGQRAGVDVIKQQSGSDPAAVMYDAVQAAKQRGADVLLCDTAGRLQNKSNLMDELNKIYRVIQREIPDAPHEVLMVLDATTGQNALNQAKLFGEKSGVTGLVLTKLDGTAKGGIVVAIRQELDLPVKLVGLGEKIDDLQQFDSEQFVHALFAGLIQEQPAESVEEKEANS from the coding sequence ATGAGTTTTTTTAAAAAGCTGAGAGACAGCATTGCAAGCAAAACGGAGTCGGTCACCAAACAGTTCAAGGATGGATTGGAAAAGACACGTAAAGGGTTAGTGGAAAAAGTGTCGGATCTCGTAATCCGCCGCAAAAAAATCGATGAAGAGTTCTATGAAGAACTGGAAGAGATTTTGATCGGAGCAGATGTTGGCGTGAATACAGTCATGAATCTGATCGAAGACCTGCGCGTTGAGGTGAAAAAACGCAAAATTGAGGACGCGGCTGAGCTGCAGCCTGTATTGTCCGAGAAACTGACGGGTCTTCTTCGCGGTGAACAGAATAACGAATTGAAAATGAATCCGAATGGCATTACCGTTATTTTGTTCGTTGGCGTTAACGGTGTTGGTAAAACAACAACGATTGGCAAGTTGGCACATCGATTTAAACAACAAGGTAAAAAAGTCATCATGGCAGCTGGAGATACGTTCCGTGCCGGAGCCATCGAACAGCTGGAAGTATGGGGACAACGTGCCGGTGTCGATGTGATCAAACAGCAATCTGGTTCTGATCCAGCAGCGGTTATGTATGATGCGGTACAGGCAGCGAAACAACGGGGTGCGGATGTTCTGCTCTGTGATACAGCAGGTCGTTTGCAAAACAAATCGAACCTGATGGACGAGCTTAACAAGATCTATCGTGTCATTCAGCGTGAAATTCCGGATGCTCCGCATGAAGTACTGATGGTACTGGATGCAACAACAGGTCAAAATGCTTTAAACCAGGCTAAACTTTTCGGTGAGAAAAGCGGTGTAACTGGCCTCGTACTGACGAAACTGGATGGAACGGCCAAAGGGGGTATCGTTGTTGCGATCCGTCAGGAGTTGGATTTGCCAGTGAAGCTCGTGGGACTGGGTGAGAAGATCGATGATCTGCAACAATTTGATTCAGAGCAATTTGTGCATGCCTTGTTCGCCGGATTGATTCAGGAACAGCCAGCTGAAAGTGTCGAAGAAAAGGAAGCTAATTCCTAG
- the trhA gene encoding PAQR family membrane homeostasis protein TrhA yields the protein MANTYTYSRREEVANAVTHGIGAALSVAALVILIVFSSMKGTAWHVVSFTIYGITMLLLYTSSTLVHAWKDGKVKDLFEIFDHSSIYLFIAGSYTPLLFIAVRGTLGWTLFGIIWGIALFGVIFKAFFTKKFLFMSTIFYIAMGWLIVIAWQPLMAAIPTGGIVLLVAGGLMYTLGTLFYVWRGFPYHHAIWHLFVLAGSILHFFMVLLYLTPLR from the coding sequence ATGGCCAATACGTATACCTATTCTCGCCGTGAAGAAGTCGCCAATGCGGTGACACATGGAATCGGCGCTGCACTCAGTGTAGCTGCACTGGTGATATTGATTGTATTTTCAAGTATGAAAGGCACGGCTTGGCATGTGGTCAGTTTCACGATCTACGGAATCACCATGCTGTTGCTCTATACAAGCTCTACACTCGTTCATGCATGGAAAGATGGAAAAGTGAAAGATTTATTTGAGATTTTCGATCATTCTTCCATTTATTTGTTTATTGCGGGATCGTACACTCCGCTTTTGTTTATTGCTGTTCGCGGTACACTTGGATGGACCCTGTTTGGTATAATCTGGGGAATCGCATTATTCGGCGTGATCTTTAAGGCGTTTTTTACGAAAAAGTTTCTATTCATGTCCACGATTTTCTATATTGCGATGGGCTGGCTCATCGTTATTGCCTGGCAACCGCTTATGGCTGCCATTCCTACAGGCGGCATTGTGCTGCTGGTTGCTGGAGGCCTGATGTATACACTGGGTACGCTCTTTTATGTATGGCGTGGATTTCCGTACCACCATGCGATTTGGCATCTCTTTGTGCTGGCAGGCAGTATTCTTCATTTCTTTATGGTACTGCTGTACCTGACACCACTTCGTTAG
- the ylxM gene encoding YlxM family DNA-binding protein codes for MSQENRLEKTNRINLLFAFYELLLTEKQQTFLKYYFHDDFSLGEIAAEFEISRQAVYEHIKRAEQVLENYESKLGLLEKHERRNRNLEDLQNALERAGVSIDNNKQIHDIVAQLSE; via the coding sequence GTGAGTCAAGAAAATCGGCTTGAGAAGACAAACCGGATTAACTTGCTGTTTGCTTTTTATGAATTATTACTTACCGAGAAACAGCAGACTTTTCTAAAGTATTACTTTCATGACGATTTCTCACTTGGTGAAATTGCAGCCGAGTTTGAGATCAGCCGCCAGGCGGTATACGAGCATATCAAGCGTGCCGAACAAGTGCTGGAAAATTACGAAAGCAAGCTGGGCTTGCTGGAAAAGCATGAACGGCGTAATCGCAATCTTGAAGATTTGCAAAATGCATTGGAACGCGCAGGCGTCTCCATTGATAACAACAAACAAATACACGATATCGTTGCTCAGCTTAGTGAATGA
- the ffh gene encoding signal recognition particle protein: MAFEGLTTRLQNVFSKLRGKGKVSDEDVAEAMREVRLALLEADVNFKVVKEFIAKVKEKAVGKEVMESFTPGMVIIDIVNKELTDLMGGSQAKLAKANKPPTVLMMVGLQGAGKTTTSGKLAKMLQKQNSRPLLVAGDIYRPAAIKQLQVLGEQIKAPVFTLGDQTSPVEIARQGLQHAKDNGNDYVIIDTAGRLHVDEELMEELRQIHSVVNPDEVLLVVDSMTGQDAVNVAEHFNQQLNLTGVVLTKLDGDTRGGAALSVKAVTGCPIKFASLGEKLDALEPFHPERMASRILGMGDMLSLIEKAQLNIDTDKAKEMERKMRNAEFTFEDFLEQMDQVKKLGPIDQIMDMIPGMGKMKQAKDLKVDDKQMGRIEAIVYSMTTEEKRNPDMINHSRRKRIATGSGTSLAEVNRLIKQFDEMRRMMKQFSDMMGPKGGKNKAMKQLKGMGKGMKFPFR, translated from the coding sequence ATGGCATTTGAAGGATTAACGACCCGATTACAGAATGTGTTCAGCAAGCTGCGCGGCAAAGGCAAGGTGTCTGATGAAGATGTAGCCGAGGCTATGCGCGAGGTACGTCTGGCATTGCTCGAAGCGGATGTAAACTTCAAAGTGGTCAAGGAATTCATCGCCAAGGTGAAAGAGAAGGCTGTTGGCAAAGAAGTGATGGAGAGCTTCACGCCAGGAATGGTCATCATCGACATCGTTAACAAGGAACTAACGGATTTGATGGGTGGAAGCCAAGCAAAACTGGCTAAAGCGAACAAACCGCCTACGGTGCTGATGATGGTTGGTTTGCAGGGTGCTGGTAAAACAACCACATCGGGTAAACTGGCTAAAATGCTGCAAAAGCAAAACAGCAGACCATTGCTTGTTGCAGGAGATATTTATCGTCCGGCAGCGATCAAACAGTTGCAAGTACTTGGCGAGCAGATCAAAGCGCCGGTATTCACACTGGGAGATCAGACAAGCCCTGTTGAGATCGCACGTCAAGGTCTTCAACATGCCAAAGATAACGGTAATGACTATGTCATTATCGATACAGCTGGACGTCTGCATGTTGATGAAGAACTGATGGAAGAACTTCGCCAGATTCACAGCGTAGTGAATCCGGATGAAGTACTGCTTGTCGTAGACAGCATGACAGGTCAGGATGCGGTTAACGTAGCAGAACACTTTAACCAGCAGCTTAATCTGACCGGGGTTGTCCTGACAAAGCTGGATGGAGATACTCGTGGTGGTGCTGCGCTTTCTGTCAAAGCAGTTACGGGTTGTCCAATCAAGTTTGCTTCCCTTGGAGAGAAACTTGACGCTTTGGAGCCGTTCCACCCGGAACGTATGGCTTCACGGATCCTCGGTATGGGTGATATGTTATCTCTGATTGAGAAAGCACAATTAAACATTGATACCGATAAAGCCAAGGAAATGGAACGGAAGATGCGTAATGCAGAATTCACGTTTGAAGATTTCCTGGAGCAGATGGATCAGGTGAAAAAGCTGGGACCAATCGACCAGATCATGGATATGATTCCCGGCATGGGCAAGATGAAACAAGCCAAGGATCTGAAAGTTGATGATAAACAGATGGGCCGGATCGAAGCGATCGTTTACTCAATGACGACCGAGGAGAAACGTAATCCGGATATGATCAACCATAGCCGCCGGAAGCGTATTGCTACCGGAAGCGGAACATCTCTGGCTGAAGTAAATCGTCTGATCAAACAGTTTGATGAGATGCGCCGCATGATGAAACAGTTCTCGGATATGATGGGACCTAAAGGCGGTAAAAATAAAGCGATGAAGCAGCTTAAAGGTATGGGTAAAGGAATGAAGTTTCCTTTCCGTTGA
- the rpsP gene encoding 30S ribosomal protein S16, with product MAVRIRLKRMGAHKAPFYRVVVSDSRSPRDGRFIEEIGYYNPVEQPAVVKIDEDKALAWLQNGAQASDTVRNLLSKAGVMKKFHESKLSK from the coding sequence ATGGCAGTTCGTATTCGTCTGAAACGTATGGGTGCTCACAAAGCTCCTTTCTACCGCGTAGTGGTATCGGATTCCCGTTCCCCACGTGACGGTCGTTTTATCGAGGAGATCGGTTACTACAACCCGGTTGAACAACCGGCTGTTGTTAAGATCGATGAAGATAAAGCATTGGCATGGCTTCAAAACGGTGCACAAGCATCTGACACTGTCCGCAACTTGCTTAGCAAAGCGGGCGTGATGAAGAAGTTCCACGAGTCTAAATTATCTAAATAA
- a CDS encoding KH domain-containing protein, whose product MEELVSIIAKALVDHPEDVAVRTVEKDRLVVYELTVHPDDVGKVIGKQGRIAKSLRTVVTSAAVKMDKRVTVDIIS is encoded by the coding sequence ATGGAAGAATTAGTAAGCATAATTGCTAAGGCTTTAGTCGATCATCCGGAAGATGTGGCGGTTCGGACGGTTGAGAAAGACCGGCTTGTCGTTTATGAGTTAACCGTTCATCCTGACGATGTCGGGAAGGTAATTGGTAAACAGGGACGAATCGCGAAATCACTTCGTACGGTCGTCACATCAGCAGCAGTTAAGATGGATAAACGGGTTACCGTTGATATCATATCTTAA